GAGTTCACGTGTTGACATTGTTAAATCCTCTCATCACTTGAGTTAATACACAATTATCTTGAAGGGAGTTGCACTCATTTCTCATTGTGTCATTATGCCACTAGGATTATTGAAGTTAAAATCCATAACAAGTAAATTCTTTAACTATTACACCctgaaaattaatttctctttaCCGACAATGGTTTTAGTTGGTAAATACTTGACAGGCACAGGTGCTCTGCATGCTACAAGCAATACAAGAAAAAGGAGCATCTTATTGCCCACATGAAGGTCTCCTACCACTCTGTTCATCAGCCCAAATGTGACATTTGCTATAAGCACTGCAAATCTCTAGAGTCATTAAGGGAGCATCTCATTGGTGAATATCATTTCTCACTTTCCATGGATCAGCCGTGAAGGATTCTTTATCTTCTAATTGCTGTATTGTTTTATATCATTCGTGGCACAGGTCCTTTGCCCAAAGCAAATTGTTCGAACATTTTCTCTGAACGAGGATGTGATCTTTGTCTGAAACTTTTTGATAGTCAGAGTGCCCTTACGGAACATAGAGAAACATGTTGTCTACCTGCACCTTGTCCATTTGTAAGCAATATTATTAGCAAGTAAACTTTGAAACCTAGAATGAGGGTGGCTTTAGTAGTtatgatttttctacaaattatGTCAAATGCAGGTAGTCCATTGATCATTAACTTTGTTGACCATCTGCAGGAAATGATTTCTGTATCTTCTATAGACTCCCAAGTCCATATTTCTGATCCAGTTGATGGATGCAACTATGATGATTGGCAACAAGGAAGACCTAAGACAATTGCCCTGGATTGTGAGATGGTGGGTGGCGGAAGTGATGGATCTCTTGACCTTTGTGCTCGGGTATGCCTTGttgatgaagatgaaaatttgaCATTCCACAGTTATGTACAGCCCCAAATTCCTGTTACTGATTATAGGTACATCTGCACTTGAGATCTTGTGATTTTTCTGATTTGGTTTACTGAGACTTCACTAGGGAAGTGGGGAGGTGACGGAAAGAGGAGGTGGGTGCAGAAAATGGAGaagaatttcataattttccgtgagaggaaaagagagggaaaattttaaaattttctttctctccttaaGTTTCCCAATCCTAAACAAAAAATGAGTGTCTAATCCTCTGGATATTATGAGTGTTCTCAGGTACGAAGTAACTGGGTTAACAGAAGAGCAACTTAGAGATGCCATGCCACTAAAGGAAGTCCGAGAAAGAATATTGGAAATTTTGTACAATGGCGAGTCCATTGGGAAAGTCAGGTTAGATGGAGGAAAGGCCAGGCTACTGGTAGGTCATGACATAGAGCATGACCTGGACTGCTTGAGAATGAACTACCCAGATCACCTGCTGAGGTATGAGGTGTTCTTTATGGTTCAAGTGATGGATAAAAAAGAGCATCAGTTTCCATATGGAGGACGATGCAGGgtaaacataaacaaaaaatgcGGTGCAATATGCATCTTGTTACCTttacttttcttaattttaggTATTGCTTGGATGTCTCTCGAATGAAAATTATGTTTGCGGTCCTTGTGCTGATAGTATCTTTCTGTTACAGCTACTAGTTACTTACTATGAACCAAGTGTGATGCTGTTCGTTGTTTTTATAGCCTTTCTTTATAaagaaattgagttcaattttgcATGTTAGCTGCTAATCAAGTATCTTATGTTTGGTCTTATGCAAATGCAGTTTTCTTTTGGATTGTGTTTTTGGATTCAAGCATTTGCAGTGCTCAGTCATTTTGTGAAACAATTTTAAAGAGAGAATAACCATTTCagccaaaaattttaaactttaatgtGTCTGCTGACATGCTGGACTGTAGAGTTGTATGTGGAGACTATTGCCGAAATCATTTCTATGTTTGAAACAGAATCGCGTGACATGCCAGTCTTATGGGATTTAGACCAGATTCTTAGCTGAATTATCTAAAGATAATCCAATCATTCTCAATTCAAGTTGGATGAATTGAACTGTTTCCTGCATCTATTTGAATCtgattgttgaaaaaaaaaaaaaaagcaaattgtTGACTTGTCAATCAACCCTGTTTTGCTGAAGCCACAGGTTATCTTGTTGCTGCTGTTTCCGTTTTTATTACAAGTATAATGCATAATATAATATTGACTTTCATACTAGTAACTTATATGTCTGTCTATAGTCTACATTATATGGTACTTTGTGATATGATAGCTTTTGTTAAATCAACCAGCATTTTGCTGCTTGTATTTGTTTGGACACATGCATTTGCAGGGCAGGTGATTTCATGGAATCAATTTttaaagagagaatttcctaaCCCTTTTAGCCAAAAAATGTAAACTTTAGTGTGTCTGCTGACATACTGGACTGCGGAATTGTATGTGTGGAGACTATTGCAGAATTGATTTCCCTATTTGTAAGAGAATTGTTTGATATGCCAGGCTCATGGAAATTTAGACCAAATTCTTAGCTGAACTGTATAAAGATAATCAACTGTTGTCTTTTCAAGATGGATGGATTTGTCTGTTACCTGCATCTATTTAAATCTAATAATTGAAATACAGTCCTGAGAGCAGATTGTTGACTTGGTAGTGAACCCTGTGGAGTTGAAGCCACAGGATATCTTGTTGCTGCTGTTTCTATATTTGTTACCAATTGCGATTTGTAATCTACTCGACTTCCATACTAGTAACTTATATTTCTGTTCTATAATCTAAATTACATAGCACTTTGTGATATGAGAACTTCTCTTAAATCAATCAGCGGGGTGTGCTGCATGTACTTTACATGCTGGGCCATCTGAAGAATTCAAAGATTACTATTACGGTTCTCATGTGATGAGCATTATGATGCTTTTTTTGTTTatcaatgaaaaaattatcccaaaagGTTTCATATGTCTTAGTTAAGCCAACAAGCCAGTGCACTTGCATCACTTGTTTTCCGATTAAGTTTCCAGTGCTTCAGACTGCCTAAGTGGTACTTTGTATTTCAGTTATTTCAACTAATTCTAAAACACCATAAATCGCTTGAGAAAGCCTGAAGAACATATCTGGAACTTGTGTCAATTTTTGGGTGATCAGAGGGTTATTTTTCTTCACTCATCTGGcagttatgaattttttggtcTATCAATCAGGATGATCCTATGCCTCAATAACAAGTAATGGGATCATATTCATTGATGTTGTGCAGTAAAGAGAAAATACAAAGTAATATGTTTATCAAACAGTGTTAGCAACCTGGTGACTGTTTTAGAGCATGTTTTTTGGCTCTCTTAACTACACTATGATAAACAAACGcactttatttcaatttaacagAAGCTATGTTGGGCCCTCTTCCCCTCTAAAGGGGAGAATAAAAAACACCATATACCTGATTATATGGATGTCTCTTTCCTTGCAAAGTGAAGTTTGCAATTCCTTTTTCATTGTGCCATTTTTATCTTACATTTACTTCTTCAAAATGCAGGGATACCGCCAAATATGGTCCATTAATGAGAACAAATTTGGTTAGCCACTCGCTCAAGTACCTCACCAGGAAATATCTTGggtaggtttttctttttctttcttcttttgtttttgcttatACTGGTTTTGGAACCTGCAAATGCCCCTGAACCAACTCCACCCTCACCATCAGAACCAAATGCCTGCCGCCAGTATCTAGGGTGACTTCTTTATTTAACTGCACTTGTTGTGGTAGTTTTGAATCTTATGTTCAGAATAGTCTGCAGACACTAACGAATAATCCTTTTCCTAACCTTGGTGATATATTTCGCTTTCCAGTTATCTTGTTTTCTATCTAAAATTTGCAATTACCTCTTTGAGTTATAACCT
This region of Eucalyptus grandis isolate ANBG69807.140 chromosome 8, ASM1654582v1, whole genome shotgun sequence genomic DNA includes:
- the LOC104457024 gene encoding uncharacterized protein LOC104457024 isoform X1: METQEASPAKSLGTRHRCSACYKQYKKKEHLIAHMKVSYHSVHQPKCDICYKHCKSLESLREHLIGPLPKANCSNIFSERGCDLCLKLFDSQSALTEHRETCCLPAPCPFEMISVSSIDSQVHISDPVDGCNYDDWQQGRPKTIALDCEMVGGGSDGSLDLCARVCLVDEDENLTFHSYVQPQIPVTDYRYEVTGLTEEQLRDAMPLKEVRERILEILYNGESIGKVRLDGGKARLLVGHDIEHDLDCLRMNYPDHLLRDTAKYGPLMRTNLVSHSLKYLTRKYLGYDIQCGLHDPYEDCVSVMRIYKRMRAQDHQLEGAKVSALLDDGQNLLRNFEFSNKELEKMSPDELYEISRSNYRCWCLDSKRAL
- the LOC104457024 gene encoding uncharacterized protein LOC104457024 isoform X3; its protein translation is METQEASPAKSLGTRHRCSACYKQYKKKEHLIAHMKVSYHSVHQPKCDICYKHCKSLESLREHLIGPLPKANCSNIFSERGCDLCLKLFDSQSALTEHRETCCLPAPCPFEMISVSSIDSQVHISDPVDGCNYDDWQQGRPKTIALDCEMVGGGSDGSLDLCARVCLVDEDENLTFHSYVQPQIPVTDYRYEVTGLTEEQLRDAMPLKEVRERILEILYNGESIGKVRLDGGKARLLVGHDIEHDLDCLRMNYPDHLLRYEVFFMVQVMDKKEHQFPYGGRCRGYRQIWSINENKFG
- the LOC104457024 gene encoding interferon-stimulated 20 kDa exonuclease-like 2 isoform X2 yields the protein MKVSYHSVHQPKCDICYKHCKSLESLREHLIGPLPKANCSNIFSERGCDLCLKLFDSQSALTEHRETCCLPAPCPFEMISVSSIDSQVHISDPVDGCNYDDWQQGRPKTIALDCEMVGGGSDGSLDLCARVCLVDEDENLTFHSYVQPQIPVTDYRYEVTGLTEEQLRDAMPLKEVRERILEILYNGESIGKVRLDGGKARLLVGHDIEHDLDCLRMNYPDHLLRDTAKYGPLMRTNLVSHSLKYLTRKYLGYDIQCGLHDPYEDCVSVMRIYKRMRAQDHQLEGAKVSALLDDGQNLLRNFEFSNKELEKMSPDELYEISRSNYRCWCLDSKRAL